One segment of Setaria viridis chromosome 4, Setaria_viridis_v4.0, whole genome shotgun sequence DNA contains the following:
- the LOC117852272 gene encoding 26S proteasome regulatory subunit 7A gives MAPEPDDDVLNEKNPRPLDEDDIALLKTYGLGPYSTSIKKVEKEIKEMAKKINDLCGIKESDTGLAPPSQWDLVSDKQMMQEEQPLQVARCTKIISPNTDDAKYVINVKQIAKFVVGLGDKVSPTDIEEGMRVGVDRNKYQIQIPLPPKIDPSVTMMTVEEKPDVTYNDVGGCKEQIEKMREVVELPMLHPEKFVKLGIDPPKGVLCYGPPGTGKTLLARAVANRTDACFIRVIGSELVQKYVGEGARMVRELFQMARSKKACIVFFDEVDAIGGARFDDGVGGDNEVQRTMLEIVNQLDGFDARGNIKVLMATNRPDTLDPALLRPGRLDRKVEFGLPDLEGRTQIFKIHTRTMNCERDIRFELLARLCPNSTGADIRSVCTEAGMYAIRARRKTVTEKDFLDAVNKVIKGYQKFSATPKYMVYN, from the exons ATGGCGCCGGAGCCCGATGATGACGTGCTCAACGAGAAGAACCCGCGCCCGCTCGACGAGGACGACATCGCCCTCCTCAAGACCTAC GGTCTCGGGCCGTACTCGACCAGCATCAAGAAGGTCGAGAAGGAGATAAAGGAGATGGCAAAAAAGATCAATGACCTTTGTG GCATCAAGGAGTCAGATACTGGATTGGCTCCACCAAGCCAATGGGATCTTGTATCAGACAAGCAGATGATGCAGGAGGAGCAACCGTTGCAG GTTGCCAGGTGCACAAAAATCATCAGTCCTAATACTGATGATGCCAAATATGTCATAAACGTGAAACAAATTGCAAAG TTTGTGGTTGGATTGGGAGACAAAGTTTCACCAACTGATATTGAGGAAGGCATGCGAGTTGg AGTTGATCGGAACAAGTACCAGATTCAAATTCCTTTGCCACCCAAAATTGATCCAAGTGTAACAATGATGACGGTTGAAGAAAAACCTGATGTCACATACAATGACGTCGGTGGTTGCAAGGAACAGATTGAGAAGATGCGGGAGGTTGTTGAGCTTCCTATGCTCCACCCTGAAAAGTTTGTCAAGCTTGGTATCGATCCTCCCAAGGGAGTCCTCTGCTACGGTCCTCCTGGAACTGGGAAGACCCTTCTTGCTAGAGCTGTCGCCAACCGCACAGACGCTTGCTTCATCCGTGTGATAGGCAGTGAGCTGGTTCAGAAGTATGTTGGTGAAGGTGCCCGCATGGTCCGTGAGCTTTTCCAGATGGCCCGGTCAAAGAAGGCGTGCATCGTCTTCTTCGACGAGGTTGATGCCATTGGTGGTGCACGCTTTGATGACGGTGTTGGCGGTGACAATGAGGTTCAGCGCACTATGCTCGAGATCGTGAACCAGCTAGATGGGTTTGATGCTAGGGGAAACATCAAGGTGCTCATGGCTACCAACAGGCCGGACACATTGGACCCTGCTCTTCTGCGTCCGGGGAGGCTGGATAGGAAGGTTGAGTTCGGCTTGCCGGATCTTGAGGGCCGTACCCAGATCTTCAAAATCCACACCCGCACCATGAACTGCGAGCGGGACATCCGCTTTGAGCTTCTTGCTCGCCTCTGCCCCAACTCCACTG GTGCCGACATCAGGAGCGTGTGCACAGAGGCCGGCATGTACGCCATCCGCGCGCGCAGGAAGACCGTCACCGAGAAGGATTTCTTGGATGCCGTAAACAAGGTCATCAAGGGTTACCAAAAGTTCAGTGCGACGCCCAAGTACATGGTGTACAACTAA
- the LOC117852270 gene encoding pre-mRNA-splicing factor ATP-dependent RNA helicase DEAH10, which yields MPSFYAGASPHKQQPYQRRRQEIRQQRKSLPIASVEKRLVDEVRKNDTLIIVGETGSGKTTQLPQFLYDGGFCQNGKVIGITQPRRVAAVTVAKRVAEECNDQLGKKVGYSIRFDDSTSNATRIKYMTDGLLLREALLDPLLSKYSVIVVDEAHERTVHTDVLLGLLKKVQHSRANASKNGKTLPDIWGHSQNLTQKACQETRCAPLKLIIMSASLDAKCFSDYFGGAKAVHIQGRQHPVDILYTYQPEPDYLDATLVTIFQIHLEEGPGDILAFLTGQEEIESLERIIYERARLLPPESSKIWTTPIYSSLPSEQQMNAFKSAPAGTRKVVLATNIAETSVTITGIKYVIDPGMVKARAYNPVTGMESLIIIPVSKAQALQRSGRAGREGPGKCFRLFQESEFDKLVDSTVPEIKRCNLSNIVLQLKALGIDDIIGFDFMEKPSRTAILKSLEQLILLGALTDDYKLSDPVGHQMARLPLDPMYSKALIVSSEFKCLEEMLIVVSMLSVESIFFCPREKLEEARAARKGFESSEGDHITLVNVYRAAAECLEKSKNANAKERTMEKALNRWCKENFINNRSLKHALDVHSQIQGHVQQMGLNLSSCGDDMALFRRCLTAAFFLNAAMRQPDGSYRALATGQSVQIHPSSVLFRTKPDCVIFNELVRTTQNYVKNLTRIDPLWLAELAPQYYATED from the exons ATGCCGTCCTTCTATGCGGGTGCCTCCCCGCACAAGCAGCAGCCGTACCAGAG GCGGAGGCAGGAGATTCGGCAGCAGCGGAAGTCGCTCCCCATTGCGTCAG TGGAGAAGAGGCTAGTTGACGAGGTCAGGAAGAACGACACACTGATCATAGTTGGTGAGACTGGGAGTGGCAAGACTACTC AGCTGCCACAATTTTTATACGATGGTGGATTTTGTCAAAATGGTAAAGTCATTGGCATCACTCAGCCTCGAAGAGTTGCAGCAGTGACAGTAGCGAAGCGTGTAGCTGAGGAATGTAACGATCAGCTGGGCAAAAAGGTTGGATACTCTATCAGATTTGATGATTCCACATCCAATGCAACAAGGATTAAATACATGACTGATGGTTTGCTTCTGAG GGAAGCACTTTTGGATCCACTTTTGTCTAAATATAGTGTTATAGTGGTTGATGAGGCTCATGAAAGGACTGTCCATACTGATGTATTACTGGGTTTGTTGAAAAAAGTGCAACATTCCCGAGCCAATGCCAGTAAGAATGGGAAGACTTTGCCTGACATATGGGGCCATTCTCAAAATTTAACTCAGAAGGCATGCCAGGAAACAAGATGTGCTCCTCTGAAGTTGATAATTATGTCTGCTAGTTTGGATGCCAAGTGTTTTTCTGATTATTTTGGTGGTGCTAAAGCTGTACATATTCAAGGTCGGCAGCATCCTGTCGACATACTATATACGTATCAGCCTGAGCCGGATTATCTTGATGCCACTCTAGTTACTATCTTTCAG attcatttGGAGGAAGGGCCTGGAGACATTCTTGCATTTCTAACTGGCCAAGAGGAGATTGAATCACTAGAGAGAATTATTTATGAGCGTGCTCGTTTACTTCCACCAGAAAGTAGTAAGATATGGACTACACCTATTTACTCATCTCTCCCATCGGAGCAGCAAATGAATGCTTTTAAGTCAGCACCAGCTGGAACCCGCAAG GTAGTTCTAGCAACCAATATTGCTGAGACTTCTGTAACAATAACTGGCATCAAATATGTTATTGATCCTGGGATGGTAAAAGCTCGTGCTTACAATCCTGTGACTGGAATGGAATCATTAATCATCATCCCAGTCTCGAAAGCGCAGGCTCTTCAAAGGAG TGGTCGTGCTGGACGCGAGGGGCCTGGAAAGTGCTTCCGATTGTTCCAAGAAAGTGAATTTGATAAGCTGGTGGACTCTACTGTTCCTGAGATCAAGCGGTGTAACCTCTCAAACATTGTTCTGCAACTCAAGGCCCTTGGAATCGATGATATCATAGGTTTTGATTTTATGGAGAAACCATCAAG GACTGCTATTTTGAAATCATTGGAGCAGTTAATCTTACTAGGGGCTCTGACCGATGATTATAAACTGTCAGACCCAGTTGGCCATCAGATGGCTAGGCTGCCTTTAGATCCAATGTACTCCAAGGCATTAATAGTGTCAAGTGAATTCAAGTGCTTGGAAGAAATGCTGATTGTTGTATCTATGCTTTCAGTGGAATCAATTTTTTTCTGCCCACGCGAGAAGTTAGAAGAG GCAAGAGCTGCTAGGAAGGGTTTTGAAAGCTCGGAAGGCGACCATATCACCTTGGTGAATGTCTATCGAGCAGCTGCAGAATGCTTGGAGAAGAGCAaaaatgcaaatgccaaagagAGAACAATGGAAAAAGCTTTGAACAGATGGTGCAAGGAAAACTTTATCAACAACCGCTCTCTAAAACATGCTCTTGATGTTCACAG TCAAATTCAGGGCCATGTCCAACAAATGGGGCTCAACCTGTCATCATGTGGAGATGACATGGCTTTGTTTCGGAGATGCCTCACGGCTGCCTTCTTCTTGAATGCAGCAATGCGACAGCCAGATGGATCATACAG GGCTCTTGCAACAGGCCAGAGCGTTCAGATCCATCCTTCATCAGTGCTATTCCGGACCAAGCCGGACTGTGTCATCTTCAACGAGCTGGTCCGGACGACGCAGAATTACGTCAAAAACCTGACCCGGATCGACCCATTGTGGCTAGCTGAGCTGGCCCCGCAGTACTACGCTACCGAGGATTGA
- the LOC117853285 gene encoding uncharacterized protein, which yields MSTYLKKPPSYYTVSLIVLLPLTLLCLTFLLPLSTYLSNPLATAAAASGACGAGTAGVAANRAAPAAEDDDGVAAGQRRPGLSVLVGVHTMPGKHSRRHLIRMAYALQQTPALRAAARVDVRFALCARPMPPEHRAFVALEARAYGDVLVLDCAESAEQGKTYTYFASLPAMLGSGGGDARPYDYVMKVDDDTFLRLDALVETLRAAPREDMYGGVGLPFHDREFPPFMLGMGYLLSWDLVEWIATSDMVRREAMGVEDMTTGKWLNMGNKAKNRVNIFPRMYDYKSAKGEDFLENTIGVHQLKQDLRWAHTLEHFNLTRLEPSSKLHRF from the exons ATGTCGACGTATCTCAAGAAGCCACCCTCCTACTACACCGTCTccctcatcgtcctcctccctctcacccTCTTATGCCTCACCTTCCTCCTTCCGTTGTCCACCTATCTGAGCAACCCGCTCGCCACGGCCGCAGCTGCCAGCGGCGCCTGCGGTGCTGGCActgccggcgtcgccgccaaCCGTGCCGCACCAGCggccgaggacgacgacggtgttGCTGCTGGCCAGCGCCGCCCGGGGCTGAGCGTCCTCGTCGGCGTGCACACGATGCCCGGGAAGCACTCCCGGCGCCACCTCATCCGCATGGCGTACGCGCTGCAGCAGACGCCggcgctccgcgccgccgcgcgcgtcgACGTCCGGTTCGCGCTCTGCGCGCGCCCgatgccgccggagcaccgcgcGTTCGTGGCGCTCGAGGCCCGCGCCTACGGCGACGTGCTGGTCCTCGACTGCGCCGAGAGCGCGGAGCAGGGGAAGACCTACACCTACTTCGCCAGCCTGCCGGCGATGCTCGGCTCCGGCGGAGGCGATGCCCGgccgtacgactacgtgatgaAGGTGGACGACGACACGTTCCTCCGGCTGGACGCGCTGGTGGAGACGCTCCGCGCGGCGCCGAGGGAGGACATGTACGGCGGCGTGGGGCTCCCATTCCACGACCGGGAGTTCCCGCCGTTCATGCTCGGCATGGGCTACCTGCTGTCGTGGGACCTCGTCGAGTGGATCGCCACCTCCGACATGGTCAGAAGGGAAGCCATGG GGGTGGAAGATATGACCACAGGGAAGTGGCTGAACATGGGCAACAAGGCCAAGAACAGGGTGAACATTTTCCCCAGGATGTATGACTACAAGAGTGCCAAAGGTGAGGACTTCTTGGAGAACACCATTGGGGTGCACCAGCTGAAGCAGGACTTGAGGTGGGCGCACACGTTGGAGCACTTCAATCTCACGAGGTTGGAGCCCTCCAGCAAGCTACACCGTTTCTAG